Proteins co-encoded in one Ralstonia sp. RRA genomic window:
- a CDS encoding DUF1972 domain-containing protein: protein MANVYLIGVRGIPNRYGGFERLVEVLAPHLVSQGHNVTVFCNQDPTVNKDNVDEDLWMGVRRRFISVRSSGPLGTIEYDWRSFKEVPENAVALIFGYGTGVFQRYLKQRSIPHAVNMDGIEWRREKWGRLARIWLRMNERSAARQADILIADHPEIQRYLQEELGKESTMIAYGVDDDALQPGNRDDLSHPLLTQYPSQSFSLVVARPEPENQIHVILEAFERSEKKKPMVVLGNFEINDYGRQLRAKHTDVHFAGGVYNTSVLNELRRRSNLYIHGHSVGGTNPSLIEAMAAGALLLAHDNPFNRWVLGGDASGLFFKAAVDLTTHLDNPPDLAARTRMINAAQQRCVEQFLWRKILDEYDDVLARLQQATH, encoded by the coding sequence ATGGCAAATGTTTATCTGATCGGCGTACGCGGCATTCCGAACCGCTACGGCGGATTCGAGAGATTGGTTGAGGTGCTTGCTCCCCACCTGGTTAGCCAGGGGCACAACGTGACCGTGTTCTGCAATCAGGACCCCACCGTTAATAAAGACAACGTTGATGAGGATCTTTGGATGGGGGTTCGACGCCGATTTATCTCGGTTCGCAGCAGCGGCCCTCTCGGCACCATTGAGTATGACTGGCGGTCGTTCAAAGAGGTGCCAGAGAACGCCGTGGCATTGATCTTCGGCTACGGGACCGGTGTGTTCCAGCGTTACCTGAAACAACGATCCATTCCGCACGCCGTCAACATGGATGGTATTGAGTGGCGACGAGAGAAATGGGGACGACTTGCGCGCATCTGGCTGCGCATGAATGAGCGGTCAGCCGCCCGTCAGGCAGATATTCTTATCGCCGATCACCCAGAAATCCAACGTTACTTGCAAGAGGAGCTTGGTAAGGAATCCACCATGATTGCATATGGTGTGGATGACGACGCGCTGCAACCCGGGAACAGAGACGATCTGTCCCACCCGCTACTCACGCAGTATCCGAGTCAGAGCTTCTCCCTAGTGGTGGCGCGTCCAGAGCCAGAGAACCAGATTCATGTGATTCTCGAGGCATTTGAACGCAGCGAGAAGAAGAAGCCCATGGTTGTTCTGGGTAACTTCGAGATCAATGACTACGGTCGACAACTTCGCGCCAAACACACAGATGTCCATTTCGCCGGCGGTGTTTACAACACTAGCGTACTGAACGAACTACGGCGTCGTAGCAACCTGTACATTCATGGCCATTCGGTAGGGGGTACCAACCCATCCTTGATCGAAGCTATGGCCGCTGGCGCATTGCTTCTGGCCCACGACAATCCGTTCAATCGGTGGGTTCTAGGTGGTGATGCGTCCGGACTGTTCTTCAAGGCAGCGGTCGACCTGACCACCCATCTGGACAATCCTCCCGACCTCGCGGCGCGTACCAGGATGATTAATGCGGCGCAGCAGCGCTGTGTGGAACAATTCCTATGGAGAAAAATCCTGGACGAATACGATGACGTTTTGGCTCGCTTGCAGCAGGCGACTCACTAA
- a CDS encoding glycosyltransferase family 2 protein — MQFNSSVRPTGLSVVIPTLNRVEMVSRACQSVASAQPDRVEIIVIDDGSTEDLRPLLPANNNHNIPIRCYRFERNRGPQAARNLGIRRARFSHIAFLDSDDSFTQDKIDLVLQQLDSTPVDLLFHDVQGMPKYGKLARLWAHSLSRWIPFSWWIALLNPVITPALVVRRERRLGLVRLRYCEDWCFLLHYVQSDTRIRFLERELSIVYRPAGTSGGLSGAIWRMRKGEFTARRVLLKSSWPSGFLRYCLGGMAGLLRILSDVLRGRYLH; from the coding sequence ATGCAATTCAATTCTTCTGTGAGGCCGACTGGTCTATCAGTGGTCATTCCTACGCTCAATCGCGTGGAGATGGTGTCGCGAGCGTGTCAGTCGGTTGCCTCGGCACAACCTGATCGCGTCGAGATCATCGTTATCGATGACGGATCCACGGAAGACCTGCGTCCACTGCTTCCCGCAAACAACAACCACAACATCCCGATCCGCTGCTATCGGTTCGAGCGCAATCGCGGGCCGCAGGCAGCCCGAAATCTGGGCATCAGAAGAGCGCGGTTCAGCCACATCGCGTTCCTTGACTCCGACGACAGCTTCACGCAGGACAAGATCGATCTGGTACTTCAGCAGCTCGACAGCACTCCAGTTGATCTGCTGTTTCATGATGTTCAGGGGATGCCCAAGTATGGTAAGTTAGCGCGCCTTTGGGCGCACTCGCTGAGCCGCTGGATCCCATTCAGCTGGTGGATTGCGCTCCTGAATCCGGTGATCACACCCGCGCTGGTTGTCCGACGGGAACGGCGGCTCGGGTTGGTGCGACTTCGATACTGCGAAGACTGGTGCTTCCTTCTTCACTACGTTCAATCTGATACGCGAATCCGCTTTCTCGAGCGGGAGTTGTCTATCGTCTACCGTCCCGCTGGCACTAGCGGGGGATTATCTGGCGCCATCTGGAGGATGCGTAAAGGTGAATTCACCGCGCGTCGGGTGCTCCTGAAATCCTCGTGGCCCTCCGGCTTTCTGCGCTATTGCCTCGGCGGCATGGCAGGTCTTCTTCGAATCCTGAGTGACGTCCTGCGCGGGCGCTACCTACACTAA
- a CDS encoding EpsG family protein translates to MFLTDIVLIAVVLSLSSGVSARLLNVRHPAPHLIGGATAVIIIITMMCFRSLDFGVDTVTYAGIFTDFCKGGLIEDRESSFQIATEALNFAMFGSCDTNFLPAAWIFLIVLPVLFFRAPWRVRLCYLSAFLLSLIGIELSTNALRQGLSVGLMVLGISLAPVNLLLTLLLGAFSMAFHTSAGLVLLGYFLARQNWKVFLPLMAGLILLTVHSLHSSIELPFVSRFLYEINKYTMHESSELWIRILSFSCVVSALLAPILFRRNGVRTSNILSDKTYVISLRLAIICVPFLTLPYFGYRFIYGMYPVILFLTLSPSLTPYTNSGSQFIALSAMNVVILLTWAAGSTYMRELPFFN, encoded by the coding sequence ATGTTTCTGACTGACATTGTCTTGATAGCCGTTGTGCTATCGCTGTCCTCAGGCGTCAGCGCCCGCCTGCTGAACGTCCGACATCCCGCACCGCATCTCATCGGCGGTGCTACAGCGGTCATCATCATCATCACGATGATGTGTTTTCGCAGCCTCGACTTTGGAGTTGACACGGTTACCTACGCGGGAATATTTACCGATTTCTGCAAAGGAGGGCTGATAGAGGATCGTGAATCCAGCTTCCAGATCGCAACTGAGGCGCTGAACTTTGCCATGTTCGGCAGCTGCGATACCAATTTTCTGCCCGCCGCATGGATTTTCCTGATTGTGCTACCCGTGCTTTTTTTCCGTGCTCCGTGGCGTGTCCGCCTATGCTATTTGTCGGCGTTCCTGCTATCGCTCATCGGGATTGAACTGTCCACCAATGCATTGAGACAAGGCTTATCGGTAGGATTGATGGTGCTTGGCATATCTCTCGCACCTGTCAACTTGCTGCTCACATTGTTGCTGGGCGCATTTTCAATGGCCTTTCATACAAGCGCCGGCCTGGTATTGCTCGGGTACTTTCTGGCGCGACAGAACTGGAAGGTCTTCCTGCCGTTAATGGCAGGGCTGATTCTGCTCACCGTCCACTCTCTGCACAGCTCCATTGAGCTGCCTTTTGTTTCACGCTTTCTGTACGAGATCAACAAGTACACGATGCACGAAAGCAGCGAGCTTTGGATTCGCATCCTTTCCTTTTCCTGCGTTGTTTCCGCATTGCTGGCTCCGATCCTGTTTCGCCGAAACGGAGTAAGAACCAGCAATATCTTGTCTGACAAGACTTATGTCATTTCGCTTCGGCTAGCCATTATCTGCGTGCCGTTTCTCACGTTGCCTTATTTTGGGTATCGCTTCATTTACGGTATGTACCCAGTCATCTTGTTTTTAACGCTCAGCCCGTCGCTCACCCCCTACACGAACTCGGGGAGTCAATTCATTGCCCTATCGGCTATGAACGTTGTCATCCTCCTCACCTGGGCAGCCGGATCAACCTACATGCGTGAGCTCCCGTTCTTCAACTGA
- a CDS encoding glycosyltransferase — protein sequence MRPLVSVIIPTHGRPECAVSTIRAVLAASDELEVVVSDTTNEDRISPEFAGEDSSRLKLLRPGEPLSVVDNFNLALSHATGEYLAFIGDDDLVSTQITEVARWGIANHVDAFSFTFPMLYYWPTFSSTTRWKAEGSTLVISDFDGRVTPFDAKAELSIALRNMGGGVLGMPRAYAGMISRQLVERIVARHGELFGGVSPDIYSAALISLESQKSYQVDFPIVIPGACAGSTSGKSAQGRHVGGLRDNAHIGAFKNLVWDARVPEYYSVPTVWGYSLLKGIEDKPQWLQKANFSMLYLRCLISDPQYKGMVMQCMLQHAREAGYVATAFEFLGAMAREATRIGRSIVQRQLKRFHPDNTIVLRDVLNTEQAFSVASLHIQKMGKKLELTKSNR from the coding sequence ATGCGCCCACTGGTATCAGTCATCATCCCCACTCACGGACGCCCTGAATGCGCGGTTTCCACGATCCGTGCGGTGCTGGCGGCCTCCGACGAACTGGAAGTCGTTGTCAGCGACACCACCAATGAAGACAGAATCAGCCCCGAATTTGCTGGCGAGGACAGTTCGCGCCTAAAGCTTCTTCGGCCCGGCGAACCGCTCAGCGTAGTTGACAACTTCAATCTCGCGCTGAGTCATGCAACGGGTGAGTACCTAGCATTCATTGGGGATGATGATCTGGTATCCACGCAGATCACGGAGGTTGCGCGTTGGGGGATCGCCAACCATGTTGACGCCTTCAGCTTCACCTTCCCCATGTTGTACTACTGGCCGACCTTCTCAAGCACGACACGATGGAAGGCCGAAGGGAGCACGCTCGTTATCAGCGACTTTGATGGACGAGTGACTCCCTTCGACGCAAAGGCAGAGTTGTCGATCGCGCTGCGTAATATGGGGGGCGGCGTGCTCGGCATGCCCCGTGCCTATGCCGGAATGATCTCCCGCCAACTGGTCGAGCGTATCGTTGCGAGGCATGGTGAACTTTTTGGAGGGGTCAGCCCAGACATCTACAGTGCGGCGCTGATATCGCTTGAAAGTCAAAAAAGCTATCAGGTTGATTTTCCTATTGTCATCCCAGGTGCATGTGCTGGCAGCACTTCCGGAAAAAGTGCACAGGGTCGCCACGTAGGTGGACTTCGCGATAACGCACACATTGGTGCGTTCAAGAATCTAGTGTGGGACGCGCGCGTACCGGAGTACTACAGCGTCCCCACTGTGTGGGGATACTCACTGCTGAAAGGTATCGAAGACAAGCCGCAGTGGCTCCAGAAGGCGAACTTCTCGATGCTCTATCTGCGCTGCTTGATCAGTGATCCGCAATACAAGGGGATGGTGATGCAGTGCATGTTGCAGCATGCTCGCGAAGCCGGTTATGTGGCAACGGCATTTGAGTTCCTAGGCGCAATGGCACGCGAAGCTACGCGCATCGGACGCTCGATTGTCCAGCGTCAATTGAAGCGCTTTCACCCCGATAACACGATTGTTCTGCGCGATGTGCTGAACACCGAGCAGGCATTCAGTGTCGCGTCGCTGCATATCCAAAAGATGGGCAAGAAACTGGAATTGACAAAGAGCAATCGATAA
- a CDS encoding polysaccharide biosynthesis protein encodes MFDNKVLMITGGTGSFGNTVLNRFLHSSVKEIIVFSRDEKKQEDMRIAINNRKVKFHIGDVRNYESVARAMDGVDYVFHAAALKQVPSCEFYPMEATLTNVVGTENVLNAAIANNVKRVVVLSTDKAVYPINAMGISKAMAEKIMVAKSRTVREGGTVLCATRYGNVMASRGSVIPLFIDKIKAGKPLTVTDPKMTRFLMSLEDSVDLVLHAFQHGTQGDIFVQKAPASTIADLGQALKELLNSDAPVEIIGTRHGEKLYETLVSREEMAKAEDMGRYYRIIADNRDLNYDKFILEGQPDANDVDDYTSHNTERLSVERIKQLLLTLPYVRKQVKK; translated from the coding sequence ATGTTTGACAATAAAGTCCTGATGATCACCGGCGGAACAGGCTCGTTCGGCAATACGGTTCTGAATCGTTTTCTGCACTCGTCGGTGAAAGAGATCATTGTTTTTAGCCGTGACGAGAAGAAACAGGAAGACATGCGAATTGCCATCAACAATCGCAAAGTCAAATTTCATATCGGTGATGTTCGCAACTACGAAAGCGTCGCACGCGCGATGGACGGTGTCGACTACGTCTTTCATGCGGCGGCCCTCAAGCAGGTGCCTTCCTGCGAGTTCTACCCAATGGAGGCGACGCTCACCAATGTCGTCGGCACCGAGAACGTCCTGAACGCCGCCATCGCCAACAACGTCAAGCGGGTTGTCGTGCTAAGCACCGATAAGGCGGTGTATCCGATCAATGCGATGGGTATCTCCAAAGCCATGGCCGAGAAAATCATGGTTGCAAAGTCGCGCACCGTTCGCGAAGGTGGCACGGTACTTTGCGCCACCCGCTATGGCAACGTGATGGCCTCGCGCGGCTCGGTCATTCCGCTCTTCATCGACAAGATCAAGGCAGGAAAACCGTTGACCGTGACTGACCCCAAGATGACCCGCTTCCTGATGTCGCTGGAAGACTCAGTCGACCTCGTACTGCATGCTTTCCAGCACGGCACCCAAGGGGATATCTTTGTCCAGAAGGCTCCGGCCTCCACGATCGCGGACCTCGGACAGGCGCTGAAGGAACTCCTCAATAGTGATGCCCCCGTCGAGATTATCGGTACTCGCCACGGCGAAAAACTCTACGAGACGCTGGTATCACGTGAAGAAATGGCCAAGGCGGAAGATATGGGCCGCTACTACCGAATCATCGCGGACAATCGCGACCTGAACTACGACAAGTTCATTCTGGAAGGCCAACCCGACGCCAACGACGTTGATGACTACACCTCGCACAACACCGAGCGATTGAGCGTGGAGCGCATCAAGCAGCTTCTGCTCACGCTGCCCTATGTTCGTAAACAGGTGAAGAAGTAA